Proteins co-encoded in one Spirosoma endbachense genomic window:
- a CDS encoding sensor histidine kinase, with the protein MITRKQLLILSIWCLLTQPAQAQLSAPQLDSVRHQLNRNRSDTTQVKLLLELGKYMLGLPSQTKANLDSTLLLFEQALTLSNRLGDQKWKEESLYQVGTYYFRHNKLAQGRSYFTQVIKAYQQAGNVGQEGKAWFRLGADLVKIEENYTEILTAYAHALALTIQVGDRQQEVIIRSAIGELHSIQGKLKESEQEYMRTLTIQKAIGDKSIYKTFFALSNIGFYRGDLKFALFYALKMVRNLEENGNKGKLDEAYFRLGNVYFELGQINKSIDTYKKSLAISRQKGQVIVDAGMAKKLARALLKQGKAKEALQFLTAIDQKNLPLVIDDKMTMAESFGECYAALKQYKRAEAYYLESIEWSKKTASWVAQVANMGIGRFYVATKQFTKASPFLQKLLSAPQGQVPANILMEVHLMTFKVDSAAGRYVSAIAQYQQYKALNDSMFNAVKSRQINEMEIQYETQKKEQQIQLLTEKEQRQQSELKRAQTTRYGFIAGAILLVSLLGVSYNRFRLKQRSNQLLESQKQEINLKNDSLQEVLTEKDHLLAEKEWMLKEIHHRVKNNLQIISSLLHSQGVYLTDHSAQSAIRESQNRVHAMALIHQKLYQSDQLANVELSEYIDEIVDYLITSFDRQDTVRKQIEVAPIGLDITLAVPLGLIINEAVTNSLKHAFPSGQNGFIAITLLKPDSKTYRLTIRDNGIGLPADLNPNRSRTLGMSLIRGLSKQLRGTLQIDQNDGVQISLLFTADRIDRGLIHAV; encoded by the coding sequence ATGATAACGAGGAAGCAGCTTCTTATTCTGAGTATCTGGTGCCTGCTTACGCAACCGGCCCAGGCTCAGTTGTCTGCTCCACAACTCGACAGTGTTCGCCATCAGCTAAACCGCAACCGGAGCGACACAACTCAGGTAAAACTGTTATTGGAATTAGGTAAGTACATGCTTGGTCTGCCCTCTCAGACCAAAGCGAATTTGGACAGTACCCTTTTGCTTTTTGAGCAGGCGTTAACCCTCAGCAATCGGCTTGGCGATCAGAAATGGAAAGAGGAAAGTCTATATCAGGTAGGTACCTACTACTTTCGACATAACAAGCTGGCGCAAGGAAGATCCTACTTCACCCAGGTGATCAAGGCCTATCAGCAAGCTGGTAATGTAGGTCAGGAAGGCAAGGCCTGGTTCAGACTGGGTGCTGATTTAGTAAAGATAGAAGAGAATTACACGGAAATTTTAACTGCTTATGCGCATGCACTAGCCCTGACGATTCAGGTCGGCGATCGGCAACAGGAAGTTATCATAAGGTCGGCCATAGGTGAGTTGCATAGTATACAGGGTAAGTTAAAGGAGTCCGAACAAGAGTATATGCGTACCTTGACGATCCAAAAAGCGATCGGCGACAAAAGCATTTACAAAACGTTCTTTGCGCTATCGAATATCGGTTTCTATCGGGGAGATTTAAAATTCGCGCTCTTTTACGCCCTGAAAATGGTCAGGAACTTGGAGGAAAATGGGAATAAGGGTAAGCTCGATGAAGCCTATTTCAGGTTGGGGAATGTTTATTTTGAATTAGGGCAAATTAATAAAAGCATCGACACGTATAAAAAGTCGCTGGCCATCAGCAGGCAAAAAGGCCAGGTGATTGTCGATGCAGGAATGGCTAAAAAGTTAGCTAGAGCTTTGCTCAAACAGGGGAAAGCAAAGGAAGCACTCCAATTTTTGACAGCTATTGACCAAAAAAACCTGCCACTTGTCATTGATGACAAAATGACAATGGCCGAAAGTTTTGGGGAGTGTTATGCCGCCCTCAAGCAATACAAACGGGCAGAAGCCTATTATTTAGAAAGCATTGAGTGGAGCAAAAAAACCGCGTCCTGGGTAGCCCAAGTTGCCAATATGGGCATTGGTCGATTTTATGTGGCAACGAAGCAGTTTACTAAAGCCAGTCCCTTTTTGCAGAAACTGCTGTCGGCCCCACAGGGTCAGGTACCCGCCAATATCCTCATGGAAGTGCATTTAATGACCTTCAAAGTAGATTCAGCGGCCGGTCGTTATGTTTCCGCTATTGCCCAGTACCAGCAGTACAAAGCATTGAATGACTCCATGTTTAACGCTGTTAAAAGCAGGCAGATTAACGAAATGGAGATTCAGTATGAAACCCAAAAAAAAGAACAGCAAATTCAGTTATTGACCGAAAAAGAACAGCGCCAGCAAAGCGAATTGAAGCGGGCACAAACAACCCGTTATGGCTTTATCGCTGGTGCTATTCTTTTAGTGAGTCTGCTCGGCGTTAGCTACAATCGGTTCCGGCTCAAACAACGTAGTAATCAACTCCTTGAGTCTCAAAAGCAGGAAATCAACCTGAAAAACGATTCTCTCCAGGAAGTACTCACCGAAAAGGATCACCTTTTGGCGGAGAAAGAGTGGATGTTAAAAGAGATCCACCACCGGGTTAAGAATAACCTCCAGATCATCAGTAGCTTGCTTCACTCTCAGGGCGTGTATCTGACCGACCATTCGGCCCAGTCGGCCATCCGGGAAAGCCAGAACCGGGTACACGCCATGGCCCTGATTCACCAGAAGTTGTACCAATCCGATCAACTCGCCAACGTTGAACTCTCAGAGTATATTGACGAAATTGTTGACTACCTGATCACAAGCTTTGACCGTCAGGATACTGTCCGAAAGCAGATTGAAGTAGCCCCCATTGGGTTAGACATAACGCTGGCCGTTCCGCTGGGTCTGATTATAAATGAAGCGGTCACCAACTCATTAAAACACGCTTTCCCTTCAGGACAGAACGGATTTATCGCCATTACGTTACTAAAACCTGATAGCAAAACATACAGGCTTACGATCAGGGATAATGGGATTGGCTTACCTGCCGATCTAAACCCGAACCGAAGTCGAACGCTGGGCATGAGCCTGATCCGGGGACTGAGTAAACAATTGAGGGGCACCCTCCAAATCGATCAAAACGACGGTGTTCAGATAAGCTTACTGTTTACAGCGGATAGGATTGACCGGGGACTGATTCATGCTGTATAA
- a CDS encoding SDR family oxidoreductase yields the protein MRTVLITGATSGIGLSIANKLHKNGFAVFGTSRFPEQHQHKVAFELLPLDITSEESIKNCIAALSVRTVVIDVLINNAGNDLNGSAEETSSTLARQQFEINFWGTVNMTKAVLPLMRDQKSGQIITIGSLAGLVGIPFQSFYVASKHALEGFFKSLRFEVKPFNIRISVVEPAFFKTNLVQGFSYAEPTIPAYTKDRENALSVYSNSIKNGPSPEPVADVVLKILRTTRPQFSYRVGSDAKTLPVIQFLSYPLYEWGAARRFNI from the coding sequence ATGCGAACCGTATTGATTACCGGGGCAACCTCAGGTATTGGGTTGAGTATTGCCAACAAACTTCATAAAAACGGCTTTGCCGTGTTTGGTACCAGTCGTTTTCCGGAGCAGCATCAACACAAGGTTGCCTTTGAGCTGTTGCCCCTGGACATCACATCCGAAGAGTCGATAAAAAACTGCATAGCTGCCTTATCGGTCAGGACGGTGGTGATCGACGTGTTGATAAATAACGCAGGAAATGACCTGAATGGAAGTGCCGAAGAAACCAGCTCGACATTAGCCCGCCAGCAGTTTGAGATTAACTTTTGGGGAACGGTCAACATGACAAAAGCCGTCCTGCCGTTAATGAGAGACCAAAAAAGTGGCCAGATTATCACTATTGGCTCCCTGGCCGGACTGGTTGGGATTCCGTTTCAAAGCTTTTACGTAGCCTCGAAACATGCGCTGGAAGGTTTTTTTAAGTCGTTGCGGTTCGAGGTGAAACCGTTCAATATTCGTATCTCAGTGGTTGAGCCCGCTTTTTTCAAGACCAACCTGGTACAGGGGTTTTCGTACGCTGAACCAACCATTCCCGCCTATACGAAAGACCGGGAAAACGCTTTATCGGTCTATTCGAATTCGATAAAGAACGGCCCCTCGCCGGAGCCGGTAGCGGATGTTGTGCTAAAAATACTTCGGACTACCAGGCCACAGTTTAGCTATCGGGTTGGTAGCGATGCTAAAACACTCCCTGTCATACAATTTCTATCGTATCCCTTATATGAGTGGGGGGCGGCAAGAAGATTTAACATTTAA
- a CDS encoding arylsulfatase — translation MKNPFWIGMAALVISAWIARGLVTSSPAADVRPNVLFILTDDQGWGDLSLHGNRFVETPNLDRLARSGAQFERFFVSPLCAPTRASLLTGRYHLRTGTVSVTQGWERMRSAELTLGEVFRQNGYATGCFGKWHNGEHAPEDPNSQGFDEFLGFCAGHWNNYFDTDLQHNDRMVATKGFITDVLTEAALNFISKHKDRPFFCYVPFNAPHSPHQVADRYFDKYKAKGLDDEQASIYGMVENVDDNVERLLAGLDRLGLAQNTIVVFATDNGPNGHRFNGDMKGIKGSVDEGGVRVPLFVRWPGKIRPQTRIRPNTAHIDLLPTLVDLCELRFIAANPIDGRSLAGLLLGQTDTLPDRMLFTHVGGMSAGGLATEPGAVRTAQYRLVQQQEQVHLYDMLGDPSQSTDLAPGQPQQVQTLQAAYKRWFRDVSQTISPSRPVPVAARRVLLQAPESHFSGNVRYKQGNGWANDWLINWQSPADSVWWDVAVERPGVYELSLQYTARDAALGTLLTLSAGNQTLQQTIQTSFDPPLNPSPDRIPRKEVYEKSWAWLRLGKLKLPMGNHRILLQAGSVPNGQVADVKALLLTAPE, via the coding sequence ATGAAAAACCCTTTTTGGATAGGTATGGCTGCGCTGGTCATCAGCGCATGGATCGCCCGCGGGCTGGTTACCAGCTCGCCGGCAGCCGATGTCAGACCCAATGTATTGTTCATCCTGACCGACGACCAGGGCTGGGGCGACCTGAGCCTGCATGGCAATCGGTTTGTGGAAACGCCCAACCTCGACCGGCTAGCCCGCAGCGGAGCCCAGTTCGAGCGCTTTTTCGTGAGCCCGCTTTGTGCCCCCACCCGCGCCAGCCTGCTCACGGGCCGCTACCACCTCCGCACGGGTACGGTTTCGGTCACCCAGGGCTGGGAACGCATGCGTAGCGCGGAACTAACCCTGGGTGAGGTGTTCCGCCAGAACGGCTATGCCACCGGCTGTTTTGGCAAATGGCACAATGGTGAACATGCACCCGAAGATCCCAACTCTCAGGGATTCGATGAGTTTCTGGGCTTTTGTGCGGGGCACTGGAATAATTACTTCGATACCGACTTGCAGCATAACGACCGTATGGTAGCCACCAAAGGATTTATTACCGACGTACTGACCGAGGCCGCGCTGAACTTTATCAGTAAGCACAAAGACCGGCCTTTTTTCTGTTATGTGCCCTTCAATGCCCCCCACAGCCCCCACCAGGTGGCTGACCGGTATTTCGATAAGTATAAGGCCAAAGGCCTCGACGATGAGCAAGCCAGTATCTACGGCATGGTTGAAAACGTAGACGATAACGTGGAGCGGCTGTTGGCAGGACTGGACCGGTTGGGTTTGGCCCAAAACACGATCGTTGTGTTTGCGACCGACAATGGTCCCAACGGTCACCGCTTCAATGGCGACATGAAGGGCATCAAAGGGTCGGTCGATGAAGGGGGCGTACGCGTACCGCTATTCGTGCGGTGGCCGGGAAAGATCCGTCCCCAAACCCGGATTCGACCTAACACGGCCCACATCGATCTACTGCCGACGCTGGTCGACTTGTGTGAGCTGCGCTTTATAGCCGCCAACCCGATCGATGGCCGCAGCCTGGCGGGCCTGTTGCTGGGTCAGACCGATACGCTGCCCGATCGCATGCTCTTCACGCACGTTGGCGGGATGAGTGCGGGCGGCCTTGCTACCGAGCCAGGGGCTGTTCGCACGGCTCAGTACCGGTTGGTACAACAACAGGAGCAGGTCCACTTGTACGATATGCTTGGCGATCCTTCGCAGTCGACGGATCTGGCCCCTGGGCAGCCCCAGCAGGTACAAACACTGCAAGCGGCTTACAAGCGCTGGTTCCGGGACGTGTCCCAAACGATAAGCCCTTCCCGGCCGGTGCCGGTGGCGGCACGACGGGTGCTTTTACAGGCGCCGGAATCCCATTTTTCGGGTAATGTACGCTATAAACAGGGCAATGGCTGGGCCAATGACTGGCTCATTAACTGGCAGTCACCCGCCGATTCAGTTTGGTGGGATGTGGCAGTAGAGCGGCCGGGGGTTTATGAGTTGAGCCTGCAATACACCGCTCGGGATGCTGCTCTTGGCACGCTACTGACCCTTAGTGCCGGAAATCAGACGCTGCAACAAACGATACAAACCAGTTTCGACCCGCCCCTAAATCCCAGCCCCGACCGGATTCCACGTAAAGAAGTGTACGAGAAGAGCTGGGCCTGGCTAAGGTTAGGAAAGCTCAAACTGCCTATGGGCAATCACCGGATTCTGCTGCAGGCAGGATCGGTTCCGAATGGTCAGGTGGCAGACGTAAAAGCGCTCTTGCTTACCGCCCCCGAGTAG
- a CDS encoding alpha/beta fold hydrolase: MKTLLISLLLTCAMLATHTACTNDDDPAPAHTFVLVHGAWQAPYAWQYVKSQLEQKGQKVVVVELPGHGADKTPPATLTMDVYRDKVISAINGIQGNVILVGHSMGGVVVTATAEKIPTRIDKLVYIGAFFPASGQSLLALAQTDSTSLLGPALIPSADNLTLGIKPESLIPIFIQDGSDAVKKLVVGNYQPEPAIPFTNPVTLTAANFGKVDKYYVHTAQDHAVGLPLQKRMVAAAGIKKTYTLNSSHCPFLSMPDQVTTVLMNIAN; encoded by the coding sequence ATGAAAACCTTACTTATCTCCCTCCTCCTGACCTGTGCCATGCTGGCTACGCATACCGCCTGTACTAATGATGATGACCCGGCACCGGCACACACATTTGTGCTCGTACACGGTGCCTGGCAGGCTCCCTATGCCTGGCAGTACGTTAAGAGCCAACTGGAACAAAAAGGCCAGAAGGTAGTCGTGGTGGAACTGCCCGGTCATGGTGCCGATAAAACGCCCCCGGCTACTTTAACAATGGATGTTTATCGGGATAAAGTTATCTCCGCCATTAACGGTATACAGGGGAACGTCATTTTAGTGGGCCATAGTATGGGCGGGGTGGTGGTGACCGCAACGGCCGAGAAGATCCCGACCCGGATTGATAAACTGGTCTATATTGGTGCGTTCTTTCCCGCCAGCGGACAGTCGCTGCTGGCGTTGGCCCAGACAGACAGCACGTCACTGCTTGGGCCTGCCCTGATTCCGTCAGCCGACAATCTGACGCTGGGAATCAAGCCGGAAAGCTTAATCCCGATTTTTATTCAGGATGGATCGGACGCGGTGAAAAAACTGGTTGTCGGCAATTACCAGCCCGAACCGGCTATTCCTTTTACCAATCCCGTTACGCTGACCGCTGCCAATTTTGGAAAAGTAGATAAGTATTACGTGCATACAGCGCAGGATCATGCCGTCGGCTTGCCGCTGCAAAAGCGTATGGTGGCAGCGGCCGGTATCAAAAAAACATACACGCTCAACAGTAGCCACTGTCCGTTTCTCTCGATGCCCGATCAGGTGACCACTGTGCTGATGAACATTGCCAACTAG
- a CDS encoding catalase family peroxidase, giving the protein MQPLSCSPNNSTGASYSLKSSRFNGALLMTVLVSSILPAAHAQDGNAGIKSTTKATPIQVVDMFHTAFGKNGGRAVHAKGFILEGSFTPALEARTLTKAAHLKSGTLPVLVRFSNFTGIPDIPDTVGASHPRGMAIKFQMPENQSTDIIFHSFNGFPVSTTDEFKVMLEAIGANREGNPAPLNQFLATHPVAKTFLTTQKPFTPSWGTLAYFGVNSFKFTNQAGQSQFVRYQIIPEAGEQFLTAQQVATLGPNYLQEEIKERVAKKPVVFKLYAQIAQKGDKIEDPSIAWPDSRKRVLLGTVTITKVAANTVAEDKTLFFNPNNVPEGINIADPMLLDRARAYPISVGGRQGAFEVH; this is encoded by the coding sequence ATGCAACCTCTTTCGTGTTCACCAAACAACTCAACCGGCGCAAGCTATAGCCTTAAAAGCAGCCGGTTCAATGGGGCTCTGTTGATGACTGTGCTCGTATCTAGCATACTGCCCGCAGCTCATGCTCAGGACGGAAATGCCGGTATCAAATCCACTACAAAAGCCACGCCCATTCAGGTCGTTGATATGTTTCATACGGCTTTTGGCAAAAATGGCGGGCGGGCCGTGCATGCCAAGGGCTTCATTCTGGAAGGTAGTTTTACACCCGCACTCGAAGCCCGTACGCTGACAAAAGCAGCCCATTTAAAAAGTGGTACACTACCGGTTCTCGTTCGATTCTCTAACTTCACGGGAATTCCCGATATCCCCGATACGGTAGGAGCTTCCCACCCACGGGGCATGGCGATCAAGTTTCAGATGCCGGAGAATCAATCGACCGACATTATCTTCCATAGTTTCAACGGCTTCCCGGTATCCACAACGGACGAGTTTAAAGTCATGCTGGAAGCTATTGGTGCCAATAGGGAAGGAAATCCGGCCCCACTGAACCAGTTTCTGGCGACGCATCCTGTCGCGAAAACTTTTTTGACAACGCAAAAGCCATTCACGCCAAGCTGGGGTACGCTGGCCTATTTTGGGGTCAATTCCTTTAAGTTCACGAACCAGGCGGGCCAATCGCAATTTGTTCGTTATCAGATTATTCCCGAAGCTGGTGAACAGTTCCTGACGGCTCAGCAGGTTGCCACCTTAGGCCCCAATTACTTACAGGAAGAAATTAAGGAGCGGGTGGCTAAGAAACCAGTCGTGTTTAAGCTGTATGCCCAGATTGCCCAGAAAGGCGATAAGATCGAAGACCCTTCCATTGCCTGGCCCGATAGCCGAAAGCGTGTTCTGCTCGGAACGGTGACAATAACTAAAGTAGCCGCGAACACGGTGGCGGAGGATAAAACACTGTTTTTCAACCCCAACAACGTACCCGAAGGGATCAACATCGCCGACCCAATGCTGCTGGACCGGGCACGCGCGTACCCTATTTCGGTAGGTGGGCGGCAGGGGGCGTTTGAGGTGCATTGA
- a CDS encoding hexameric tyrosine-coordinated heme protein, with protein sequence METITLIPANSLLTATPEEGRQLAIKMARLIIKATQPDAQIREKLRDVYANDAMMLIAIGQTVATEFATIAAANDYWHVTR encoded by the coding sequence ATGGAAACTATAACGCTGATTCCTGCGAATAGCCTTTTAACAGCTACACCAGAAGAAGGTCGACAACTAGCTATCAAAATGGCCCGATTAATTATCAAAGCGACTCAGCCAGATGCCCAGATTCGGGAAAAACTGCGGGATGTCTATGCCAACGATGCCATGATGCTCATTGCGATTGGACAAACCGTGGCAACTGAGTTTGCCACTATTGCAGCCGCTAACGACTACTGGCATGTCACCCGCTAA
- a CDS encoding carboxymuconolactone decarboxylase family protein, protein MDKRLKIGHIDPDFYKMLSDIDTHIAGSGPTVSQLDLLKIRASQLNGCAYCIQSHTKDARAHGEAEKRIYALDAWEESPYFSDEERALLALTEEVTLIREKRVSDDTYQQAIALFGEQLTAQLIMAIISINAWNRIGITTRMTPI, encoded by the coding sequence ATGGACAAACGCCTAAAGATTGGCCACATCGACCCGGATTTCTATAAAATGCTTTCGGACATAGATACGCACATTGCGGGTTCCGGCCCAACGGTATCTCAACTGGATCTGCTCAAAATTCGGGCATCTCAACTGAATGGGTGCGCATATTGCATTCAATCGCATACCAAAGACGCTAGGGCGCATGGCGAAGCAGAAAAGCGCATTTACGCTCTGGACGCCTGGGAAGAAAGCCCTTACTTTTCGGATGAAGAACGGGCGCTGTTGGCGCTAACCGAAGAAGTGACGCTGATCCGCGAAAAACGGGTTTCTGACGACACCTATCAGCAGGCTATCGCTCTTTTTGGTGAACAACTAACGGCGCAACTCATCATGGCAATCATTAGTATAAACGCCTGGAATCGGATTGGTATAACTACCCGTATGACGCCAATTTAA
- a CDS encoding aldehyde dehydrogenase family protein produces MMSYTALNKQFINGQWTDGRAEETIDNLNPFTEEVIHSLPSAAISDVDTAFQAAKNASAAWASSNPLFRRDLLLNAARLISERQDEFIDWLTKEAGSTYIKGIIEVQQAHDILVEAASFPTRMHGRTMASTIDGKESYVYCKPWGVVSLISPWNFPLYLSMRTIAPALAVGNTMVVKPSVESLVTGGTIIAKLFDEAGFPTGVFNVVVGKSNVIGDYFTGHPVSKFVSFTGSTPVGKGIGRIAGESVKKSALELGGNNAFIVLNDADVEQAVAGAIFGKFLHQGQVCMATNRILVHESIYEEFKNKFVAHARTLPYGDPADKQTVIGPVIDRKAVKRILGMIDESVKMGAVVETGNQASGNVIQPTVLSNVTVDMPIFKDEIFGPAVSIMPFKTDEEAIVLANATEYGLSGAVHTRDIYRGMKLARRVETGMIHINDQSDNDEVHSPFGGEKSSGTGRFGGDFMLEEMTTVQWVSVAHETRQYPF; encoded by the coding sequence ATGATGTCCTATACAGCGTTAAACAAACAATTCATCAACGGCCAGTGGACAGATGGCCGGGCTGAAGAGACGATCGATAACCTCAATCCATTTACGGAGGAGGTTATCCATTCGTTGCCATCAGCCGCCATCAGTGATGTCGATACCGCTTTTCAGGCAGCCAAAAACGCGTCGGCTGCCTGGGCATCCAGTAACCCCCTGTTTCGCCGGGATTTGCTGCTAAATGCCGCCCGGCTCATTTCCGAACGGCAGGATGAGTTCATCGACTGGCTGACTAAAGAAGCAGGCAGTACCTATATCAAAGGTATCATTGAAGTACAACAGGCGCATGACATTCTGGTGGAAGCGGCCTCATTTCCCACCCGGATGCACGGCCGGACAATGGCGTCGACCATTGACGGAAAAGAATCGTATGTATACTGTAAGCCATGGGGTGTGGTAAGCCTGATTAGCCCCTGGAATTTTCCGTTATACCTCTCCATGCGTACTATTGCACCCGCGCTGGCGGTTGGTAACACGATGGTCGTTAAGCCTTCGGTGGAGTCGTTGGTGACGGGTGGAACGATCATCGCCAAACTGTTCGACGAAGCGGGGTTCCCGACCGGGGTCTTCAACGTGGTGGTGGGGAAATCGAATGTAATCGGCGACTATTTCACCGGTCATCCGGTGTCTAAATTTGTTTCGTTTACCGGCTCAACGCCGGTAGGGAAAGGTATTGGTCGAATTGCCGGCGAATCGGTTAAAAAATCGGCACTCGAACTGGGCGGTAACAATGCGTTCATTGTGCTAAACGATGCCGACGTTGAACAGGCTGTTGCGGGTGCCATATTTGGGAAGTTTCTGCACCAGGGGCAGGTGTGCATGGCCACGAACCGAATTCTGGTCCATGAGTCGATCTACGAAGAGTTCAAGAACAAGTTTGTAGCCCATGCCCGAACATTACCTTATGGTGATCCGGCCGACAAACAAACGGTTATCGGGCCGGTAATCGACAGAAAAGCGGTTAAGCGCATTCTGGGAATGATTGACGAGTCGGTTAAAATGGGGGCTGTCGTTGAAACCGGGAATCAGGCATCAGGCAATGTCATACAACCTACGGTACTGTCGAACGTAACGGTCGATATGCCCATCTTTAAAGATGAAATCTTTGGCCCAGCGGTAAGTATCATGCCGTTCAAAACCGATGAAGAAGCCATTGTACTGGCGAATGCCACAGAATACGGCCTAAGCGGTGCCGTACATACGCGGGACATTTACCGGGGTATGAAGCTGGCCCGGCGGGTCGAAACGGGTATGATCCACATCAACGACCAGTCAGATAATGACGAAGTCCATTCACCCTTTGGTGGCGAAAAGTCATCGGGTACGGGGCGTTTTGGCGGAGACTTCATGCTGGAAGAAATGACTACCGTGCAGTGGGTCAGTGTCGCGCACGAAACCCGCCAGTATCCCTTTTAA
- a CDS encoding cupin domain-containing protein: protein MAYRNKVIRNPKTGQVITFLHTAKDTAGQFLGMIATFQPQRQPELRYSLPHQTLDLDVLSGELTVLINGQYRQLKAGEKLFIEANRPHALWNRSTQPTTINCRVRPALNTEHLLETIAALAGVETISRQPIPRILQTALTANCFSNVFRLTRWPFVCQKFIFILLSPVAYLAGFKPTYEKYID, encoded by the coding sequence ATGGCCTATCGGAACAAAGTAATTCGAAATCCCAAAACAGGTCAGGTAATTACGTTTCTGCACACGGCTAAAGACACTGCGGGGCAATTCCTGGGTATGATCGCTACTTTTCAGCCGCAGCGTCAGCCCGAACTACGCTATTCTCTCCCTCACCAAACGCTGGATCTGGATGTATTATCGGGGGAGCTTACCGTTCTGATCAACGGCCAGTACAGGCAGCTGAAAGCGGGAGAGAAACTGTTTATTGAAGCTAATCGGCCACATGCACTGTGGAACCGATCCACTCAACCAACAACCATCAACTGCCGGGTACGCCCTGCCTTAAATACGGAGCACCTGCTGGAAACAATAGCCGCATTAGCAGGTGTCGAAACGATCAGCCGTCAGCCTATTCCCCGAATTCTCCAGACTGCCCTGACAGCGAATTGTTTTTCGAATGTCTTCAGACTAACCCGTTGGCCCTTTGTGTGCCAAAAGTTTATTTTCATACTCCTTTCTCCGGTGGCTTATCTGGCTGGCTTCAAACCTACCTATGAGAAATACATTGATTAG
- a CDS encoding alpha/beta hydrolase → MDASKKRPILFITGAFVGNNCWDEWISFFCAKGYACSAPPWPYKDASPAELRSRQPDPDIASIRLAQLTDHYAEIANRYTEKPILIGHSIGGLMVQLLLQRDLGTAGVAIHPVAPQGLLTFELSFYKSTWHPLGLFTDSDESYLMSFEDWQYIFTNGMPYEAQREAYDRFVVPESKKVSRDGLTEAAHIDFAKYHPPLLITSGSTDHIIPASLNHTNYMKYKDSRSITDYKEFEGRNHFVLGQPTWREDADYILNWLESTTV, encoded by the coding sequence ATGGACGCAAGCAAAAAACGACCGATTCTCTTTATTACGGGTGCCTTTGTCGGCAACAACTGTTGGGACGAATGGATCTCGTTCTTCTGCGCAAAAGGATATGCCTGCAGTGCACCGCCCTGGCCCTATAAGGATGCTTCGCCAGCCGAGCTCCGAAGCCGTCAGCCCGACCCGGATATTGCCTCCATCCGGCTGGCTCAGCTGACCGATCATTACGCCGAAATAGCCAATCGCTATACCGAAAAGCCCATCCTCATTGGTCACTCGATAGGCGGCCTGATGGTTCAGCTATTACTACAGCGGGATTTGGGAACCGCTGGCGTAGCCATTCACCCCGTTGCTCCACAAGGGCTTTTAACGTTTGAGCTATCGTTTTACAAATCGACCTGGCACCCGCTGGGCTTGTTTACCGATTCGGACGAAAGCTATTTGATGTCGTTCGAGGATTGGCAGTACATCTTTACCAACGGGATGCCCTACGAGGCCCAGCGCGAAGCCTATGACAGATTTGTGGTTCCGGAATCGAAGAAAGTATCGAGGGATGGCCTGACAGAAGCGGCTCATATTGATTTCGCCAAATACCACCCCCCGTTATTGATCACCTCGGGTAGCACCGACCACATTATTCCTGCATCACTGAATCATACCAATTATATGAAGTACAAAGACAGTCGCTCCATCACCGATTACAAGGAATTTGAGGGGCGTAATCACTTTGTGTTGGGCCAGCCAACCTGGCGCGAAGATGCCGACTATATCCTGAATTGGCTGGAAAGTACAACGGTGTAG